The proteins below come from a single Ptychodera flava strain L36383 chromosome 6, AS_Pfla_20210202, whole genome shotgun sequence genomic window:
- the LOC139134484 gene encoding protein TASOR-like — protein MSNLFDILNFDSNEAKEDGKDEEQAGNGAQFDRQEDGSCQEEANMADKNICRGEVDDEMQSPPSYELTVEGSDSQFESSVDKISMPVQLMKSFIIPRKKRKCKELLQNVSLTSREYLRDISPIITKGYRDHTSRGRFLYEEVHLVNNEELTKEFKEKRKEMKCEGRTEKELTESHAFLSVENLEQVRILSLPPCSLFNC, from the exons ATGTCGAACTTGTTTGACATACTGAACTTCGATAGTAACGAAGCCAAGGAAGATGGAAAAGATGAAGAACAAGCAGGAAATGGTGCTCAATTCGACCGTCAGGAAGACGGGTCGTGCCAGGAAGAGGCCAACATGGCCGACAAAAATATATGTCGGGGCGAAGTCGACGATGAGATGCAAAGTCCACCGAGTTATGAGTTAACGGTGGAAGGCAGCGACTCTCAGTTCGAGAGTAGTGTGGACAAGATCTCGATGCCAGTTCAGCTCATGAAAAGCTTCATTATTCCGAGGAAAAAGAGAAAATGCAAAG AATTGCTCCAGAATGTATCCCTCACCTCAAGAGAGTACCTGAGAGATATCTCTCCAATCATCACAAAGGGCTACAGAGATCACACGTCCAGGGGAAGATTCCTCTATGAGGAAGTCCACCTGGTGAATAACGAAGAACTGACTAAAGAG TTCAAAGAAAAAAGGAAAGAGATGAAGTGTGAAGGCAGGACAGAGAAAGAATTAACTGAAAGCCATGCTTTTTTATCTGTAGAAAATCTAGAACAGGTAAGAATTCTGTCTCTCCCTCCCTGTTCATTGTTCAACTGCTGA
- the LOC139135691 gene encoding ankyrin repeat and SOCS box protein 13-like, which produces MHRYFDSWTLADRTAMHHAAANGELLLLQSLIAQDGNVNKSTMDGETPLHEACLQGRYYCARMLINAGSAVNARNIDGATPLCDACVSGSVECVKLLLDHGAEVNPHLLSASPLHEAAMRGNWECMELLIEAGANLEASDCHYGTPLHIACFKQCPKSVDVLLKAGANVNAAKILETPLHRVAKYNNLPMIQRLLEFGADITRKDNKELRPIDYSKGDAKELLHYWQSHPPPLLHMCRHTIRRILSCGKLKHIDQLQLPTLLLNYLKFA; this is translated from the exons ATGCACCGGTATTTTG ATTCCTGGACGTTGGCTGACAGGACAGCCATGCACCATGCTGCAGCCAATGGAGAGCTACTCTTGCTCCAGTCCCTGATTGCACAGGATGGTAATGTCAACAAATCTACCATGGATGGTGAGACACCCCTTCATGAAGCGTGTCTGCAGGGCAGGTATTACTGTGCTAGGATGCTGATCAATGCTGGATCAGCG GTTAATGCTAGAAACATTGATGGAGCGACTCCACTGTGTGATGCATGCGTCAGTGGCAGTGTTGAATGCGTGAAACTTCTGTTAGATCACGGTGCTGAAGTCAACCCGCATTTATTGTCAGCATCACCACTCCATGAAGCAGCTATGAGAG GGAACTGGGAATGTATGGAACTACTTATTGAGGCTGGTGCAAACTTGGAAGCGTCTGACTGTCACTACGGAACGCCATTACACATTGCGTGTTTTAAACAGTGTCCAAAGAGTGTTGATGTTCTTCTCAAAgctg GTGCAAATGTAAATGCAGCAAAGATACTGGAAACTCCTCTTCACAGGGTAGCTAAGTACAATAATCTCCCCATGATTCAGAGGCTGTTGGAATTTGGTGCTGACATCACGAGGAAGGACAACAAGGAACTGAGACCAATAGATTATTCAAAAGGTGATGCTAAGGAGCTGCTGCACTACTGGCAAA GTCATCCACCGCCTCTGTTGCACATGTGCAGGCACACAATACGAAGAATACTCAGTTGTGGGAAACTTAAACATATAGATCAACTACAGCTACCAACACTCCTACTGAACTACCTCAAGTTTGCTTGA